Proteins encoded within one genomic window of Trichocoleus sp. FACHB-46:
- a CDS encoding porin family protein: MKSLKRLSQSKSWAGLATAIALGGAVVAAGVEGLAPSAASAQAAYGSYVGVGPSIGLTDGSVNEDSENALVIAARYKLLKLPISLRAQALILNDNTAIVPTVSYDIPLSWQADAYIGAGYSFSEGDSTSPLGNQDAFAIQPGIDYALPNSKLVVFGNAIIAFDAYRESGGTAVSVQGGVGYRF, encoded by the coding sequence ATGAAGAGTCTTAAGCGCCTGTCGCAAAGTAAAAGTTGGGCTGGGTTGGCTACGGCGATCGCTCTAGGGGGCGCTGTTGTAGCGGCAGGAGTTGAAGGTCTCGCCCCATCCGCAGCATCGGCACAGGCTGCCTATGGGAGTTATGTTGGCGTTGGTCCCTCGATTGGTCTCACCGATGGCTCTGTTAACGAAGACAGCGAAAATGCTTTGGTCATTGCCGCGCGTTACAAGCTGCTGAAGTTGCCAATTTCTCTCAGAGCCCAAGCCTTGATTCTGAATGACAACACGGCGATCGTGCCCACTGTGTCCTACGACATCCCGCTGAGCTGGCAAGCGGATGCCTATATTGGAGCAGGATATTCCTTCTCAGAGGGCGACTCTACTTCGCCTCTAGGCAATCAAGATGCCTTTGCTATTCAACCAGGCATTGACTACGCTCTGCCCAACAGCAAACTCGTGGTGTTTGGCAACGCCATTATTGCCTTTGATGCTTACCGGGAGAGTGGTGGAACAGCGGTCTCTGTGCAAGGTGGAGTCGGATATCGATTTTAA
- a CDS encoding DUF6737 family protein gives MSESSQISPWSYKPWWCQPWSILLTGIAIITGSWFLAHTIWFTCLVAVPILAWMGFFILVWPQLVIQSGMLNPDQTTPEKAIAEE, from the coding sequence TTGTCTGAATCTTCTCAAATCAGCCCTTGGTCTTATAAGCCTTGGTGGTGCCAACCTTGGTCCATTTTGCTTACAGGTATCGCCATCATTACTGGCAGTTGGTTCCTCGCCCACACCATTTGGTTCACCTGCCTCGTTGCAGTGCCAATTCTGGCTTGGATGGGTTTCTTTATCTTGGTCTGGCCCCAACTTGTGATTCAGAGTGGCATGCTAAACCCTGATCAAACTACCCCAGAAAAGGCGATCGCCGAAGAATAG
- a CDS encoding esterase-like activity of phytase family protein, with protein sequence MVALSTPQLLTMNVNKAVSSTHHSKLRVSVAGLTAIFSVVSTFYALGLYVPAIAVELVGRAVLPANTFAPGPTSGQLISATNEVSVPFVEKLPVQGFSAVLPGPKPGTFLVLSDNGYGAKANSPDYPLRFYAVEPDFASGRVFPVNVKSGGRLSQFSRQSFISLSDRRNKTDFPIVAEQNIYPGSISPSQPQGIPVAATIKSRRLLTGADFDLEAFRRVSDGTYWFGDEFGPYLLHTSANGQLLEPPIPLPNFLKLGDRPFIQSPDNPAFANLPTDQERVTAANLPRSGGFEGMALNTSGTKLYALLEKPVVSDPQRDRLLINEFDLATKRYSGKVFGYRLEDPSHAIGDFTAINDSEFIVIERDNRQGDPNNPNFSDPAQFKRLYKVDLRQQDEAGFVKKDLLVDLLNISDPQGLGGNGTVNGRFTFPFVTIEDVLPIDANTLLVINDNNYPFSAGRTPGKPDDSEFILIKLDQPLNLAASRS encoded by the coding sequence ATGGTTGCACTATCCACACCTCAACTGCTGACGATGAACGTAAACAAGGCTGTAAGCTCAACCCACCATTCCAAGTTACGAGTCTCCGTTGCAGGACTGACGGCAATTTTTTCGGTCGTCAGCACCTTCTATGCTTTAGGTCTATATGTGCCTGCGATCGCCGTAGAGTTGGTAGGACGCGCCGTTCTGCCAGCCAATACCTTTGCGCCTGGCCCCACTTCTGGGCAGCTAATTAGCGCGACGAATGAAGTTTCGGTGCCGTTTGTAGAGAAACTACCTGTTCAAGGTTTTTCTGCGGTGCTGCCCGGACCGAAACCAGGCACCTTTTTGGTTCTGTCAGACAACGGTTATGGGGCCAAGGCCAATTCTCCAGATTACCCCTTGCGCTTTTATGCCGTTGAACCCGACTTTGCCTCTGGGCGTGTTTTTCCAGTAAACGTAAAAAGTGGCGGGCGGTTGAGCCAGTTTAGTCGTCAAAGCTTTATCTCGCTTAGCGATCGCCGCAATAAAACTGACTTTCCCATTGTGGCGGAGCAAAACATTTATCCGGGCAGCATCTCCCCCAGCCAACCGCAAGGAATTCCAGTTGCAGCAACCATCAAATCGCGCCGCCTATTAACGGGGGCTGATTTTGATCTGGAGGCATTTCGTCGGGTGAGTGACGGAACTTATTGGTTTGGGGATGAATTTGGGCCTTATTTGTTGCATACCAGCGCCAATGGTCAACTTTTAGAACCACCCATTCCCCTACCCAACTTCCTCAAGCTGGGCGATCGCCCCTTCATTCAATCGCCTGACAATCCTGCCTTCGCCAACCTACCTACCGATCAAGAACGGGTGACGGCGGCGAATTTACCCCGCTCTGGTGGGTTTGAGGGCATGGCTCTAAATACCAGTGGCACCAAACTCTACGCTTTGCTAGAGAAGCCTGTGGTGAGTGATCCGCAGCGCGATCGCCTCCTGATTAACGAGTTTGATCTGGCAACCAAGCGCTATAGCGGAAAAGTTTTTGGTTATCGGCTAGAAGACCCCAGTCATGCGATCGGCGACTTTACCGCCATTAACGACTCCGAGTTTATTGTGATTGAACGGGACAATCGCCAAGGTGATCCCAACAATCCCAACTTTAGTGATCCTGCCCAGTTCAAGCGCCTCTACAAAGTAGATTTGCGGCAGCAAGACGAGGCTGGCTTTGTCAAAAAGGATTTACTCGTAGATTTGCTCAACATTTCTGACCCTCAAGGTCTGGGTGGTAATGGCACTGTGAACGGTCGGTTTACATTCCCCTTCGTGACGATCGAAGACGTATTGCCGATTGACGCCAATACTCTCTTGGTGATCAACGACAACAACTATCCCTTTAGTGCGGGTCGGACTCCAGGCAAACCGGATGATAGCGAGTTCATCTTAATCAAGCTGGATCAACCCTTAAATTTGGCAGCTTCTCGCTCTTAG
- a CDS encoding NAD(P)H-quinone oxidoreductase subunit M, which translates to MLLKSTTRHIHIFTAEVKGTELNPADGVLTLDVDPDNEFVWNDVALQQVYRKFDELVAANEGEDLTDYNLRRIGSDLEHFVRSLVKKGEISYNLESRVLNYSMGLPQVVAKDSE; encoded by the coding sequence ATGCTACTCAAGTCTACAACCCGCCACATCCACATCTTTACTGCGGAAGTGAAAGGCACCGAACTGAATCCTGCTGATGGCGTTTTGACCTTGGATGTTGACCCAGACAACGAGTTTGTATGGAATGACGTTGCCTTGCAACAGGTATATCGCAAGTTTGATGAGCTGGTTGCTGCTAATGAAGGGGAAGACTTAACTGACTATAACCTGCGTCGCATTGGGTCAGACTTGGAGCACTTTGTGCGATCGCTCGTGAAGAAGGGAGAAATCAGCTACAACCTAGAGAGCCGGGTGCTTAACTACAGTATGGGTTTGCCTCAAGTAGTTGCTAAAGACAGCGAGTAG
- a CDS encoding histidine phosphatase family protein — MKLLFIRHAQSVGNIERRMQGHGEFELSANGKIQAGKLAQRLLEESWWPSAVYSSPLKRAVQTTEILVNHFVTAPLPAAVSDLIDSEDTSQVSVATGSQKPCTFKVSYADELAEFQNGVFQGLTWMEAKARYPEFCRTLETSPDWIQIPEAESLQEARDRAHQFIQKLLAQHQDSDQIWIVTHSWILQHLIAELMGCDRSWRLHARNTALFEFWLDRSRWHLQDQNRFNTDLWQVRRFNDCRHLAS; from the coding sequence ATGAAACTCCTGTTTATTCGTCATGCTCAGTCTGTGGGAAACATAGAACGGCGGATGCAGGGGCATGGTGAGTTTGAGCTTTCGGCCAACGGCAAAATCCAAGCGGGAAAGCTGGCTCAGCGCTTACTAGAGGAGTCTTGGTGGCCTTCCGCAGTCTATAGCAGTCCCCTAAAGCGGGCGGTACAAACCACCGAAATTTTGGTAAATCACTTTGTTACGGCTCCTTTGCCTGCTGCCGTTAGTGATCTAATCGATAGTGAAGATACTTCCCAAGTGAGTGTAGCCACAGGCTCTCAAAAACCCTGTACCTTCAAAGTCTCTTATGCCGATGAGCTAGCAGAGTTTCAAAATGGTGTTTTTCAGGGCTTAACTTGGATGGAAGCGAAGGCGCGATACCCAGAGTTTTGCCGCACCTTAGAAACCTCGCCGGATTGGATTCAAATTCCCGAAGCCGAATCGCTGCAGGAAGCCCGCGATCGCGCCCATCAGTTCATCCAAAAGTTACTGGCCCAACATCAAGATTCTGATCAAATTTGGATTGTGACTCACAGCTGGATTTTGCAGCATTTGATTGCGGAGTTGATGGGTTGCGATCGCTCTTGGCGCTTACATGCCCGCAATACGGCTTTGTTTGAATTTTGGCTCGATCGATCGCGTTGGCACCTGCAAGACCAGAACCGTTTTAATACCGATCTCTGGCAAGTGCGCCGCTTTAATGATTGCCGCCATTTGGCCTCTTGA
- a CDS encoding DUF262 domain-containing protein produces MKSNIATRLSTDTPFIEDLISGIRRGEIKIPQFQRKFVWKEEQALRLLDSIASNYPVGSLLLWKTPNKLATERNIGEFRLPETDDLTPTDYVLDGQQRITVIYSCFGPEEEDLGFQAAYDLVNEVFIERSLEHKPHVFSLRLLYRTTKLLNFRSGLVSHPDSERLQERLDQIIKVFTSYKVPVVTLKGLSVEEVCPIFERVNSSGTRLSTYDLMVAATWSKTFDLNQESAIISESLTPKGFGDIEGDTVLKCLSAVRNKGIKKEQVLSLRDLEKEDMDKLVIQVKNALLKTVDLLTTEFKIYSWDFLPYEAYAVILCYIFVKRLRLESDDIRRVRQWFWISSFSERYRGASEHFVSKDLEAIDRFVVAADGVIPFGSTPSANELLTLAFRSNNSRTRAFILLLALCGPRNLTNGASIDPSDALSTFNKKQFHHIYPKAYLSRTGSQLDQNALLNICMLTASENNWISDKNPNEYLPALISINRNDIEVIFNSNLMPLPSLVDYSVLAYEEFLKERAKLVEEKIRRLCAGDSI; encoded by the coding sequence ATGAAATCTAATATTGCTACAAGATTATCAACAGATACACCTTTTATTGAGGACTTGATCAGTGGTATCCGTCGTGGCGAGATAAAGATTCCACAGTTTCAAAGGAAATTTGTTTGGAAGGAAGAGCAGGCATTACGGCTTCTAGATAGTATCGCAAGTAACTATCCTGTTGGAAGTCTATTGCTCTGGAAGACACCGAATAAACTTGCTACAGAAAGAAATATTGGTGAATTTCGCCTTCCAGAAACTGATGACTTAACTCCAACTGATTATGTACTGGATGGCCAGCAAAGAATTACTGTTATATATTCTTGCTTTGGTCCCGAGGAGGAAGATCTAGGATTTCAAGCAGCCTATGATTTGGTAAATGAGGTGTTCATTGAGCGTTCTCTAGAGCACAAGCCTCACGTTTTTTCGCTGAGGTTGCTATATAGAACAACGAAACTGCTAAATTTTCGTTCTGGGCTTGTGAGTCACCCTGATAGTGAAAGACTACAAGAGAGGCTTGACCAAATAATCAAGGTATTTACAAGCTATAAAGTTCCTGTTGTAACCCTTAAGGGTTTATCAGTAGAAGAAGTATGCCCAATCTTTGAACGTGTTAATAGTTCAGGTACTCGTTTGTCAACCTATGATCTCATGGTTGCTGCAACATGGTCTAAAACTTTTGACCTCAACCAAGAGTCAGCCATTATTTCGGAAAGCCTAACTCCAAAGGGTTTCGGAGATATTGAAGGCGATACAGTCTTGAAGTGTCTTTCTGCGGTGAGAAATAAAGGGATAAAGAAAGAGCAAGTCCTCAGCCTTCGAGATCTTGAAAAAGAAGATATGGATAAGCTCGTTATTCAGGTAAAGAACGCACTTCTTAAAACCGTGGATTTGCTAACAACAGAATTCAAAATTTATAGCTGGGACTTCTTGCCATACGAAGCATACGCAGTTATATTGTGCTACATTTTTGTAAAGCGATTACGGCTAGAAAGTGATGATATACGTCGTGTTCGTCAGTGGTTCTGGATAAGCTCTTTTTCTGAGCGATATAGAGGTGCTTCAGAACACTTTGTATCAAAAGATCTTGAAGCAATTGATAGGTTTGTAGTAGCAGCAGACGGGGTGATTCCATTTGGATCTACACCTTCAGCCAATGAGTTACTTACTCTAGCCTTTAGAAGTAATAACTCCAGAACACGGGCATTTATACTACTTCTCGCATTGTGTGGACCGAGAAATTTAACAAATGGTGCTAGTATCGACCCTTCTGATGCGCTGTCAACATTCAATAAAAAACAGTTTCATCACATATACCCGAAAGCTTATTTATCGCGAACTGGTAGCCAACTTGATCAGAACGCGCTCCTAAATATATGTATGCTTACTGCATCGGAAAATAATTGGATTAGTGATAAAAATCCTAATGAATATCTTCCTGCATTGATATCAATCAATCGAAATGATATTGAAGTAATCTTTAATTCAAATCTTATGCCATTACCGTCTCTCGTAGATTACTCAGTACTAGCATATGAAGAATTTTTAAAGGAAAGAGCCAAGCTGGTAGAAGAAAAAATCAGGAGGCTTTGTGCTGGTGATAGCATTTAA
- the aat gene encoding leucyl/phenylalanyl-tRNA--protein transferase, which produces MASKSLPFDVPTIVQGYAQGYFLMADESGALDWYSSRQRTLIPLDEQFRYPRSLQRVLNQERFTVAVNRDFTAVVEGCADRETTWISPQLKEIYQALHVAGWAHSFETWQGDRLAGGILGIVIGGAFIGESMFFRIPDGSKVALVKLVERLRSRQFVFFDAQMMNPHLERFGAFIIKQKEYRVLLNQALQRQCNLA; this is translated from the coding sequence ATGGCGTCGAAATCCTTACCCTTTGATGTTCCCACTATTGTTCAGGGATACGCTCAGGGCTATTTCTTGATGGCCGATGAGTCGGGCGCGTTGGATTGGTATTCTAGCCGTCAACGCACGCTGATTCCTCTAGATGAACAGTTTCGGTATCCGCGATCGCTGCAACGAGTCCTGAACCAAGAGCGCTTTACTGTTGCGGTGAACCGAGACTTTACCGCAGTGGTAGAAGGCTGTGCCGATCGCGAAACCACTTGGATTTCTCCGCAGCTCAAAGAAATTTACCAAGCCCTTCACGTCGCAGGTTGGGCACACAGCTTTGAAACTTGGCAGGGCGATCGCTTAGCAGGTGGAATTTTAGGCATCGTCATCGGTGGTGCGTTCATCGGCGAGTCGATGTTTTTCCGCATTCCCGATGGCTCGAAGGTGGCACTGGTGAAGCTGGTAGAACGCTTGCGATCGCGCCAATTCGTCTTCTTCGATGCCCAAATGATGAACCCCCATCTAGAACGGTTCGGAGCTTTCATCATCAAGCAAAAAGAATATCGCGTCCTACTAAACCAAGCCCTTCAACGACAGTGTAACTTGGCTTAA
- the map gene encoding type I methionyl aminopeptidase — MGKEPLVLLSHREIDKMRQAGRFASELLSHLEPLVRPGISTLEINDEAERWTQAHGAKSAPLGYHGFPKSICTSVNHVVCHGIPNAKQILKEGDIINIDVTPIVDGFYGDTSRTYFVGQPSPLAKKLVEVTEESLRRGIAEVKPDARVGDIGAAIQEYAEAEGFSVVQDFTGHGVHRVFHTEPFIPHYGKRGTGKKLRAGMVFTIEPMINEGTWEVEVLDDNWTAVTKDRKLSAQFEHTIAVTEDGVEILTL; from the coding sequence ATGGGGAAAGAACCACTGGTACTGCTTTCGCATCGCGAAATAGACAAAATGCGTCAGGCTGGACGCTTTGCATCTGAGTTGCTGAGCCATTTAGAACCGCTGGTACGACCGGGCATTAGTACTTTAGAAATTAATGACGAAGCAGAACGTTGGACCCAAGCACACGGAGCTAAGAGTGCTCCCCTGGGTTATCATGGCTTTCCTAAGTCAATCTGTACCAGCGTTAACCATGTAGTTTGTCACGGTATCCCCAACGCCAAGCAAATTTTGAAGGAAGGCGACATCATCAACATTGATGTCACGCCGATCGTGGATGGTTTTTATGGAGATACTTCTAGAACCTACTTTGTGGGTCAACCGTCACCTCTAGCGAAAAAGTTGGTTGAAGTGACCGAGGAATCTTTAAGAAGAGGCATTGCTGAAGTTAAGCCAGATGCGCGAGTCGGAGACATTGGGGCTGCGATTCAGGAGTATGCCGAAGCAGAAGGTTTTTCGGTGGTCCAAGACTTCACAGGGCATGGAGTCCACCGCGTCTTCCATACTGAACCTTTCATCCCTCACTACGGCAAACGCGGTACAGGCAAGAAGCTGAGAGCAGGCATGGTGTTCACGATTGAACCCATGATCAACGAAGGCACTTGGGAAGTCGAAGTGTTGGATGACAATTGGACGGCAGTGACCAAAGACCGCAAGCTATCCGCCCAATTTGAGCACACCATAGCTGTAACTGAGGATGGCGTCGAAATCCTTACCCTTTGA
- the rpsN gene encoding 30S ribosomal protein S14: MAKKSMIEREKRRQKLVDKYAQKREELQEQFAQATSQQAKLEIHRQIQQLPRNSAPTRLRNRCWVTGRPRGYYSDFGLSRHVFREMAHQGLLPGVVKSSW; the protein is encoded by the coding sequence ATGGCTAAGAAAAGCATGATTGAGCGGGAAAAGCGTCGCCAGAAGTTGGTTGACAAGTACGCTCAAAAACGGGAAGAGCTACAGGAACAATTTGCCCAAGCAACTTCCCAACAAGCAAAACTTGAAATTCACCGTCAAATCCAACAGTTGCCTCGTAACAGCGCCCCCACTCGCTTGCGGAATCGCTGCTGGGTGACCGGTCGTCCTAGAGGCTACTACAGTGACTTTGGCTTGTCTCGTCACGTATTCCGGGAAATGGCCCACCAAGGTCTACTGCCCGGAGTCGTTAAGTCTAGCTGGTAA
- the nth gene encoding endonuclease III, giving the protein MSITRKLSAKKQRALEILIRLKRLYPEAPCTLNYETPVQLLVATILSAQCTDERVNQVTPELFRRFPDAAALAAADPLDLETLVRSTGFYRNKAKNIRAACYLIQTEFNGQVPKLMEDLLKLPGVARKTANVVLAHAYGIHAGVTVDTHVKRLTQRLGLTKHTDPIHIERDLIKLLPQPDWENWSIRIIYHGRAVCNARNPACDRCLLADLCPSADPNKVDIAALQPPLLTAPQI; this is encoded by the coding sequence ATGAGCATTACGCGAAAACTGTCTGCCAAAAAGCAACGGGCTTTGGAAATCTTGATTCGTTTGAAGCGACTCTATCCAGAAGCCCCTTGCACCCTCAATTATGAAACTCCTGTCCAACTCTTAGTGGCGACAATTCTTTCGGCCCAATGCACCGATGAACGAGTCAACCAAGTCACTCCAGAATTGTTTCGCCGCTTTCCAGATGCTGCGGCCCTTGCTGCTGCTGACCCACTAGACTTGGAAACTTTAGTGCGATCGACCGGGTTCTACCGCAACAAAGCCAAAAATATTCGGGCAGCTTGCTATTTGATTCAGACTGAATTTAATGGTCAAGTGCCCAAGTTGATGGAAGATTTGCTGAAACTCCCAGGCGTGGCTCGTAAAACAGCGAATGTGGTATTAGCCCATGCCTACGGAATTCATGCTGGGGTGACGGTCGATACTCATGTTAAGCGGCTGACTCAACGCTTAGGACTCACCAAGCACACCGACCCCATTCATATTGAGCGGGACTTGATTAAGCTGCTGCCACAACCAGATTGGGAAAATTGGTCGATTCGGATCATTTATCACGGGCGGGCGGTTTGCAATGCTCGTAATCCTGCTTGCGATCGCTGCCTCCTAGCCGACCTCTGCCCCTCCGCTGATCCAAACAAGGTGGATATAGCAGCTTTGCAACCGCCCTTACTCACAGCCCCACAAATCTGA
- the rseP gene encoding RIP metalloprotease RseP: MSVLAAIAVLALLIVVHELGHFTAARAQGIHVNRFSLGFGPVLWKYQGPETEYAIRAFPLGGFVGFPDDDPESEIPPEDPNLLRNRPVLDRAIVISAGVIANLIFAYFLLVGQVAAVGTPEFNYQPGVIVPKVAAEVSSAATKAGIKSGDIVLSVNNRELGASKQAIQILMEEIQTHPNEALPLTVQRGDETLSLSVKPDLGPEGKGRIGVQLAQNAEVKRRRASNILEAFSTGANEFQRIVVLTVQGFGQLISNFGETAEQVSGPVAIVALGANIARSDAASLFQFAALISVNLAIINILPLPALDGGQLAFLAIEGLRGKPLPTKIQDGVMQTGLMLLLGLGIFLIIRDTVNLEPVQKLFQP, from the coding sequence ATGTCAGTTTTGGCGGCGATCGCAGTCTTAGCACTCTTGATTGTGGTCCATGAGTTGGGTCACTTCACCGCAGCGCGGGCTCAAGGCATCCACGTGAATCGCTTTTCCTTAGGGTTTGGCCCCGTTCTGTGGAAATATCAAGGGCCAGAAACTGAATATGCCATTCGCGCTTTCCCATTAGGGGGGTTCGTTGGCTTTCCTGATGATGATCCAGAGAGCGAAATTCCCCCTGAAGATCCGAATCTACTGCGAAATCGCCCCGTGCTCGATCGAGCGATCGTCATTAGCGCTGGCGTGATTGCTAATTTAATTTTTGCCTACTTCCTGCTCGTCGGGCAGGTCGCCGCAGTTGGGACTCCAGAGTTTAACTATCAGCCTGGTGTCATCGTGCCCAAGGTTGCCGCCGAAGTTAGCTCAGCCGCAACGAAAGCGGGCATCAAATCTGGAGACATCGTCCTGAGTGTTAACAATCGGGAATTAGGTGCTTCCAAACAAGCAATCCAGATCTTGATGGAAGAGATTCAAACTCACCCAAATGAAGCGCTGCCGCTTACCGTGCAACGCGGTGATGAAACGTTGTCTCTCAGCGTCAAGCCTGATTTAGGCCCAGAAGGCAAAGGCCGTATTGGGGTGCAACTGGCTCAAAACGCCGAGGTAAAGCGCCGTCGAGCTAGCAATATCTTGGAAGCCTTCAGCACAGGTGCCAACGAATTTCAGCGCATCGTGGTTCTGACAGTCCAAGGCTTTGGTCAGTTAATCAGTAACTTTGGTGAAACGGCTGAGCAGGTTTCTGGCCCAGTGGCGATCGTAGCTCTGGGAGCTAATATTGCTCGTTCCGATGCTGCTAGCTTATTCCAGTTTGCGGCGCTGATCAGCGTTAACCTGGCCATTATCAACATCTTGCCTCTACCTGCTTTAGATGGTGGGCAGTTGGCCTTTCTCGCAATCGAAGGGCTACGGGGCAAACCTCTACCGACCAAAATTCAAGATGGCGTGATGCAAACGGGTTTAATGCTCTTGTTAGGCTTGGGCATTTTCTTGATTATTCGCGATACGGTCAATCTAGAACCTGTACAAAAGTTGTTTCAACCTTAG
- the serS gene encoding serine--tRNA ligase, whose translation MLDLKQIRENPQAVQERLNHRSGNFDIQPILQLDQQQREIEKERAQLQARGNEIGKLVGQKIKAGSDPKGPEIQELREEGNQIKVKLSNLEPHEKELKAQIESLLLTLPNLPSDSTPVGQSEEENVEVRRWGDEYKPQNPSILPHWEIGEKLGILNTERSTKVAQSRFVTLIGAGAALERALIQFMLDRQTEAGYLEVIPPFLINSESLTATGQLPKFAEESFKCESDDLWLAPTAEVPVTNLYRDEILAAEQLPIHHCAYTPCFRREAGSYGRDTRGLIRLHQFNKVELVKLVHPSTSEQEHQALVQNAEAILQALKLPYRVIELCTGDLGFGAAKCYDLEVWLPASGKYREISSCSNFLDFQARRGNIRFKEAGQKGTQLVHTLNGSGLAVGRTMAAVLENYQQPDGTVRLPEVLQPYLRREVL comes from the coding sequence GTGCTTGATCTGAAGCAGATCCGGGAAAATCCACAAGCAGTCCAAGAACGCCTGAACCACCGATCGGGCAATTTTGACATTCAGCCGATTCTGCAATTGGATCAACAACAGCGGGAAATTGAGAAGGAGCGAGCGCAACTTCAAGCTCGTGGTAACGAGATTGGTAAACTCGTTGGACAAAAAATTAAGGCAGGCAGTGACCCTAAAGGCCCAGAAATTCAAGAATTGCGGGAAGAGGGCAACCAGATCAAGGTCAAACTCAGCAATTTAGAGCCCCACGAAAAAGAACTGAAAGCTCAGATTGAATCGCTGCTCCTGACCTTGCCCAACTTGCCCAGCGATTCTACCCCCGTGGGCCAGAGCGAGGAAGAAAACGTTGAGGTGCGGCGTTGGGGTGATGAATACAAGCCGCAAAACCCCAGTATTTTGCCTCACTGGGAAATTGGTGAAAAACTCGGCATTCTCAACACCGAGCGATCGACTAAAGTAGCTCAAAGTCGATTTGTTACCTTAATTGGGGCTGGAGCAGCGCTAGAGCGAGCTTTGATTCAGTTCATGCTCGATCGCCAAACTGAGGCAGGTTATCTGGAGGTGATTCCGCCGTTCTTGATCAATAGCGAATCGCTGACCGCCACAGGCCAACTGCCTAAATTTGCGGAAGAGAGTTTCAAGTGCGAGTCCGATGATCTTTGGCTAGCCCCCACAGCCGAGGTTCCCGTAACCAACCTCTACCGCGATGAAATTCTAGCGGCGGAGCAACTACCCATCCATCACTGCGCCTATACCCCATGTTTTCGCCGGGAAGCAGGCAGCTATGGGCGGGACACACGCGGCTTAATTCGTCTGCACCAATTTAACAAAGTGGAATTGGTCAAACTGGTGCATCCCAGCACCTCAGAGCAAGAACACCAAGCTTTAGTACAAAACGCCGAAGCAATTTTGCAAGCTCTAAAGCTACCTTATCGAGTGATTGAGCTTTGCACTGGAGACTTAGGTTTTGGAGCCGCCAAGTGCTACGACCTAGAGGTTTGGTTGCCAGCTTCGGGTAAATATCGCGAAATCTCTAGCTGTTCTAACTTCTTAGATTTCCAAGCCCGACGCGGCAATATTCGCTTTAAGGAGGCTGGGCAAAAAGGCACCCAACTGGTTCACACCTTGAATGGTTCTGGCTTAGCAGTCGGTCGGACAATGGCTGCGGTTCTGGAAAATTACCAACAACCAGACGGTACAGTGCGTCTACCCGAAGTGTTACAACCCTACCTCCGGCGAGAGGTTCTCTAA